Genomic window (Arcobacter aquimarinus):
AACAATTCAAGTTGAATTGAAATATGATGATAATGAGAAATCAGTAATCAACGAAATTAAAAGAGTTTCTAAACCAGGAAGAAGAGTTTATAAAAACGCTTCTGAGATTAAAAACTTTAAAAATGGGTACGGTACTATTATCGTTTCAACTAACAAAGGTGTAATTGCTAATGATGAAGCATTTGCAGCTAATGTTGGTGGTGAAGTACTTTGTACTGTATGGTAGGAGAGTGTAATGTCTAGAATTGGAAAAAAACCTATCGCAATCCCAGCTGGTATTGAAGTAACAGCTAACGGTACTGTAATTAGTGTAAAAAAAGGTAACAATATTTCTACAGTTGAAACACACGGAAGAGTAGGAATTGAAGTAGCTGATGGACAAGTTGTATTAACTAGAAATGGTGATTCAAAAGAGTCTTCAGCATTTTGGGGAACTTATAGAGCTTTAACTGCTAATGCTATTAATGGTCTTAATGTTGGATTTACAAAATCTTTAGAAATCAATGGTGTTGGTTATAGAGCTGCTGTAAAAGGTGATATTTTAGAACTACAATTAGGTTATTCTCACCCGATTAACTATGAAATCCCAAAAGGATTAGAAGTTACTGTTGAAAAAAACATAATCAATGTTAAAGGTGCTGACAAACAACAAGTTGGTCAAGCTGCTGCAATTATTAGAGGCTTTAGAAAACCAGAACCATATAAAGGTAAAGGTGTTAAATATACTGATGAGAAGATCATCAGAAAAGCCGGAAAAACTTCTAAGAAGTAAGGTGTAACTATGAGTAGAATAAAAGATATAGCTAAAAAAAATGCTTTAAGAATTAAAAGAAAAAAAAGAGTTAGAGGATCTATTTTTGGTACTGCTGAAAAACCAAGAGTATCAATTTTTAAATCTAATAAATACGTTAGTGCACAAGCTATTAATGATGTTGAAGGTGTAACTTTAGCGGCTGTTAGCTCTCAAGCTATGGGATTAAACATTAATAAAGAAAATGCAGTAAAAGTAGCAGCACAACTTGCTGAAAATTTAAAAGCTGCTGGAATTGAAACAGTAGTTTACGATAGAAATGGTTATCTTTACCATGGTGTAGTAGCAGCATTTGCTGATGCACTAAGAGATAACGGTATCAAATTATAAGGGTTAATGATGGCAGCGGTAAATAGAGAAGATTTTCAAGAAGCAATCGTTAAAATCGGAAGAGTAACAAAAGTTGTAAAAGGTGGAAGAAGATTCAGATTTACAGCTTTAGTTGTTGTTGGTGATAAAAACGGTACAGTAGGATTTGGAACTGGTAAAGCTAAAGAGGTTCCTGATGCAATTAAAAAAGCATTAGATGATGCATTCAAAAGTTTAGTAACAGTTTCTATCAAAGGAACTACAATCGCACATGATATTGAACATAAATATAATGCAAGTAAAATATTATTAAAGCCAGCATCAGAGGGTACTGGGCTTATCGCTGGGGGAGCTGCAAGACCTGTTCTTGAGCTTTCAGGTGTTAAAGATATTATTGCTAAATCTTTAGGTTCAAATAATCCAAACAACCTTGTACAAGCTACTGTTGAAGCATTAGCTAAGATTAAAGGATAAGAATATGGCATTAGAAAATTTACAACCAGCTCCTGGTAGTGTTAAAAATTCAAAAAGAATTGGTAGAGGTCAAGGAAGTGGTACAGGTAAAACTGCTGGAAAAGGTAACAAAGGTCAAAAAGCTAGATCTGGTTATAAAATGAAAAGAGGATTTGAAGGTGGTCAACAACCACTTTACAAAAGACTTCCTAAAGTTGGATTCTTTTCAAGAGTAACTAAGCCTTATTCTATTAATGTAGATAAAGTATCACAAATTGCAACACTTGATGAAATTACATTAGATTCAATTAAATCTGTGTATAAATTATCAAAATCAGTTGAAAAAGTTAAATTAATTGGTTCAACTGCAAAAGATTTAGTAGCTAAGATTAAAGACGAAAACGTTACAACTACTGGAAAATAATTATGAGTAAAGATCTAATAAATAAGATTCTTATTACATTAGGCTTTATTTTTCTTTACAGGTTACTGGCATACGTGCCAGTACCTGGAGTTAATATAGATGTAGTTAAAGAATTTTTCGACTCAAATGCAAACAATGCGTTAGGTCTTGTTAATATGTTTAGTGGTAATGCTGTTGAAAGACTAAGTATTATTTCACTAGGAATCATGCCTTACATTACTGCTTCTATTATTATGGAACTTCTAGCAGCAACTTTCCCAGCACTTGGTAAAATGAAAAAAGAGAGAGATGGAATGCAAAAATATATGCAAATCATCAGATATACAACAATTGTAATTACATTAATTCAATCGATTGGTGTTTCAGTTGGTCTTAATTCATTAACAGGTCAAAATGGACAAGGTGCTATTTCAATTGATATGAATACTTTTATTGCAGTTTCTGCAATTTCTATGTTAACTGGAACTATGCTTCTTATGTGGATTGGTGAACAAATCACTCAAAAAGGTATAGGAAATGGTATTTCATTAATTATTTTCGCTGGAATTGTTTCTGCAATACCAAGTGCGATTGGTGGTACAATTGATTTAGTTAATAATAGTCAAATGAGTTTTTTAACAGTTATTGGTATTTTAATTGTTATTCTTTTAACAGTTGGTGCAATTATTTATGTTGAACTAGGAGAAAGAAGAGTTCCTGTTTCTTATTCAAGAAAAGTAATGATGCAAAATCAGAAAAAAAGAGTAATGAATTACATCCCTATAAAAGTTAATTTAAGTGGAGTTATTCCAGCAATTTTTGCGAGTGCTATTTTAATGTTTCCAGCTACTGTTTTACAGGGGAGCCAAAATAAGTACTTAGTTATGATTGCTGATTATTTAAATCCAAGTTCATATACTTTTAATTTATTTATGTTCTTATTTGTAGTTTTCTTTGCATTTTTCTATGCATCAATTACATTTAATGCAAAAGATATTTCTGAAAACTTGAAAAAACAGGGTGGATTTATTCCAGGTGTTAGACCAGGAGAAAGTACAGCATTGTTTTTAAATGATGTTGCTAGTAGATTAACTTTCTGGGGTGCTATTTATATGGGATTAATATCAACTATTCCTTGGCTTGTTGTAAAAGCTATGGGAGTTCCATTTTATTTTGGAGGTGTTGCTGTATTAATCGTTGTACAAGTTGCAATTGATACTATGAGAAAAATTGAAGCTCAGCAATATACAAATAAATATCAAACACTTAGTGCGGTTGGATTGTAAAAATGGCTATTCCATTGAGAAAACCAAACGAGATAGAAAAACTTCGTGTTGCAAATATTGCAGTTGCAAAAACTTTAAATTATTTAAAAGCTAATGTTAAAGCTGGTATGACTTTAAAAGAAGTTGATGCTATGGGGGAAAAGTTTATAAGAGACTTAGGAGCTAGACCCTCATTTAAAGGTTTATATGGTTTTCCAGCTGCTATTTGTACTTCATTAAACGAAGTTATTATACATGGAATTCCTAGTGATATTGTCTTAAAAGAAGGTGATATCCTTGGTCTTGATATCGGAACAGAAGTTGATGGATGGTATGGTGATTCAGCAATTACAATGCCTATTGGTACTATTTCTAAAGAAGATGAAGCTTTAATTGCTTGTGCAAAAGACTCTTTGTATTATGCTATTGATGTAATTAAAGAGGGTATGAGATTTAAAGAATTATCTAAATTGATTGAAGATTTTATAGTATCAAGAGGCTATCAACCACTAGTTAGATTTTGTGGACATGGTATCGGTAAAAAACCACACGAAGAACCAGAAATTCCAAATTATTTAGAAAATGGAAATACAAAATCTGGACCAAAAATCAAAAATGGAATGGTATTTTGTATAGAGCCTATGATCTGTTGTAAAGATAGAAATCCTGTTATTTTAGATAATGGATGGGATGTTGTATCAAAAGATGGATTAAGAGGTAGTCATTATGAACACACAGTTGCTGTAATTAATGGAAAAGCAGTTATTTTAAGTAATTCGGAAGATTAAGGGGAAAAAAAAGTGGCAAAAGATGATGTAATAGTAATAGATGGTAAAGTAATTGAAGCTTTACCAAATGCTATGTTTAGAGTAGAATTAGATAATGGACATGTAGTATTATGTCATATCTCAGGAAAAATGAGAATGCATTATATAAAAATATTGCCTAATGATACTGTAAAGGTAGAAATAACACCTTATTCATTGGATAAGGGAAGAATAACTCATAGATATAAATAATTATCTTATCTATAAAATTAAATAAGGAATATTTCCTTATTTAATACTTCTAAAAATACTTACTCAAGTTTGAACAATCATTTTAAAATATAAAAAACTATGAAGCTGTTATTAAAATAGTAGTTCGCACACTTTAAAAAAGTCATACTAATTTACTCAGCTCCATAGTTTTTTATATTATTTAATTTATTATATTTTTTGTAACACTAATTTCTTTTTCTATTAATTCTTTTTGTTCTATTAATAATTCTAAATGTTTTTTTAACATCTCTTTATTTTTATATGATTCAATAATAAATTCAAACAATTTTGGTCTATTTCTTTTCCAATTATGTAAAGTTGTTTTGTTTACTTCTAAATCTGATTCTAGTTTTCTTAAACTAGGTATATTCATCACTATTCCTATTTGAAATTATTTCGCATTTTATAAAATATTGGAACAAAAGTCAATATATTTTGGATAAATTTATA
Coding sequences:
- the rplF gene encoding 50S ribosomal protein L6; this translates as MSRIGKKPIAIPAGIEVTANGTVISVKKGNNISTVETHGRVGIEVADGQVVLTRNGDSKESSAFWGTYRALTANAINGLNVGFTKSLEINGVGYRAAVKGDILELQLGYSHPINYEIPKGLEVTVEKNIINVKGADKQQVGQAAAIIRGFRKPEPYKGKGVKYTDEKIIRKAGKTSKK
- the infA gene encoding translation initiation factor IF-1: MAKDDVIVIDGKVIEALPNAMFRVELDNGHVVLCHISGKMRMHYIKILPNDTVKVEITPYSLDKGRITHRYK
- the secY gene encoding preprotein translocase subunit SecY; translation: MSKDLINKILITLGFIFLYRLLAYVPVPGVNIDVVKEFFDSNANNALGLVNMFSGNAVERLSIISLGIMPYITASIIMELLAATFPALGKMKKERDGMQKYMQIIRYTTIVITLIQSIGVSVGLNSLTGQNGQGAISIDMNTFIAVSAISMLTGTMLLMWIGEQITQKGIGNGISLIIFAGIVSAIPSAIGGTIDLVNNSQMSFLTVIGILIVILLTVGAIIYVELGERRVPVSYSRKVMMQNQKKRVMNYIPIKVNLSGVIPAIFASAILMFPATVLQGSQNKYLVMIADYLNPSSYTFNLFMFLFVVFFAFFYASITFNAKDISENLKKQGGFIPGVRPGESTALFLNDVASRLTFWGAIYMGLISTIPWLVVKAMGVPFYFGGVAVLIVVQVAIDTMRKIEAQQYTNKYQTLSAVGL
- the rplR gene encoding 50S ribosomal protein L18, whose amino-acid sequence is MSRIKDIAKKNALRIKRKKRVRGSIFGTAEKPRVSIFKSNKYVSAQAINDVEGVTLAAVSSQAMGLNINKENAVKVAAQLAENLKAAGIETVVYDRNGYLYHGVVAAFADALRDNGIKL
- the map gene encoding type I methionyl aminopeptidase, which encodes MAIPLRKPNEIEKLRVANIAVAKTLNYLKANVKAGMTLKEVDAMGEKFIRDLGARPSFKGLYGFPAAICTSLNEVIIHGIPSDIVLKEGDILGLDIGTEVDGWYGDSAITMPIGTISKEDEALIACAKDSLYYAIDVIKEGMRFKELSKLIEDFIVSRGYQPLVRFCGHGIGKKPHEEPEIPNYLENGNTKSGPKIKNGMVFCIEPMICCKDRNPVILDNGWDVVSKDGLRGSHYEHTVAVINGKAVILSNSED
- the rplO gene encoding 50S ribosomal protein L15 translates to MALENLQPAPGSVKNSKRIGRGQGSGTGKTAGKGNKGQKARSGYKMKRGFEGGQQPLYKRLPKVGFFSRVTKPYSINVDKVSQIATLDEITLDSIKSVYKLSKSVEKVKLIGSTAKDLVAKIKDENVTTTGK
- the rpsH gene encoding 30S ribosomal protein S8, which produces MMNDIIADALTRIRNAAMRKLEVATLLHSNTVVGVLNVLLQKEYITGFKVIDGQNNKKTIQVELKYDDNEKSVINEIKRVSKPGRRVYKNASEIKNFKNGYGTIIVSTNKGVIANDEAFAANVGGEVLCTVW
- the rpsE gene encoding 30S ribosomal protein S5; translated protein: MAAVNREDFQEAIVKIGRVTKVVKGGRRFRFTALVVVGDKNGTVGFGTGKAKEVPDAIKKALDDAFKSLVTVSIKGTTIAHDIEHKYNASKILLKPASEGTGLIAGGAARPVLELSGVKDIIAKSLGSNNPNNLVQATVEALAKIKG